The Deinococcus reticulitermitis genomic interval GGTGCCAGCGCCTGAGAAACCCCCGCTCCAGCGCCGCGTAGTGGGCGATCAGGACCCGCTGCCCGAGATGACCCGCCAGAGGTCCCCGCACCTCGGCGACGGTCGGCGCCTGCCGCAGGCGCTCGGCGCTCAGGCCGTGCACCGCGACCGCGCTCTCGTCAAACGGCCTTGTCGGGCGCACCCACTCGGCCCACGCCTCCCCGAGCCGGATCCGTTCCCCGCCCAGCGGCACGAGGCCCACCTGAATCACTTCGTCGCGCGCCGGATTCATGCCGGTGCTCTCGAAGTCGAGCGCGACGTACTCGGCCTCGCGCCAGGGCACCCTCACACGCCGCCCACCTGCGGGGCAAGCACGCTCTGCACCCGCCCGATCAGCTTGAAAATCTCACGCAGGTGCACCTCCTGCGGGCCGCTGAGGTCACCCAGGGGAAGCCGGGTCGAGAGGCCCTCACCGCGCGCGAGCTGACGCAGCTG includes:
- a CDS encoding 3'-5' exonuclease; this translates as MRVPWREAEYVALDFESTGMNPARDEVIQVGLVPLGGERIRLGEAWAEWVRPTRPFDESAVAVHGLSAERLRQAPTVAEVRGPLAGHLGQRVLIAHYAALERGFLRRWHLKPALTVDTLMLALALDGAQTGTARRDAYTLSALARRFGVTVYGEHDALADALITAQVFLVLAHELEQQGKARTVADLARLSGYGGGWLGRFR